From a single Phalacrocorax aristotelis chromosome 1, bGulAri2.1, whole genome shotgun sequence genomic region:
- the MRTFA gene encoding myocardin-related transcription factor A isoform X2: MTLLEPEMQMTTLQSVLQLKLQQRRTREELVSQGIMPPLKSPAAFHEQRRSLERARTEDYLKRKIRSRPERSELVRMHILEETSAEPSLQAKQLKLKRARLADDLNEKIAQRPGPMELVEKNILPVESSLKEAIIVGQVNYPKVADNSSFDEDSSDALSPEQPASHESQGSVPSPMDSRICEPLPSTTGTSLAQGTSQLQISTDSSETLFLPEQPPPPLPPPPLLPPSLTNGAALTAAKPPPTLIKQSQPKSASEKSQRSKKAKELKPKVKKLKYHQYIPPDQKQDKGAPPMDSSYAKILQQQQLFLQLQILNQQQQQHYNYQTILPAPPKPPGEQQSGASAPAVRNLSATVSSASSVSSGSSGLMRQNSNAAVGKPGPLPANLDEMKVAELKQELKLRALPVSGTKTDLIERLRAYQEQNGAAGQTTPTPKPSTAAILPKAAEVVVAFPAARLSTGPALVTTGIAPAEVVVATVTGGGVMKFGSTGSTPPVSPTPSERSQMSTGDENSATGDTFGEMVTSPLTQLTLQASPVQFLVKEESSKSASCSVNAAPRLERCSTGNSRDAEVRDKDQMLQEKDKQIEELTRMLKQKQQLVEMLRLQLEQEKRSQQSLPAPVAAGEKTALASNPVTFGTQVKSENGFLSCQSAKQSSGQTDQFSPAPTASQMDTSNPSPVPKKAVMVKQEAPAAEAESPCQSHSPRLFLGQQGSALSDLIKGTPPPTLITDSTGTHIVLTVTKQSTERQGLSPHGKAGSSCPALQRVQSSPAKTSSQPPCQLPASTPQQPTQQQKQQQQQQARGLNQSVRKASSQPSSPAAPSPSQMDLEQQQHTSLFGTPPPSLPVPSVPIKEPPGYEEAMKQQPKAQENGCSSQQMDDLFDILIESGEISADFKDQSSPAGKEPPVAPACSSPPSNHHSSELAVPVSLGQPVPVGRLEDFLESSTGLPLLTAGHDGPEPLSLIDDLHSEMLSSSAILDHPPSPMDTSELHFAHEPSGGIALDLAEANLDSMDWLELPGGPVMSLAPLSTAAPSLFSTDFLDGHDLQLHWDSCL, encoded by the exons CTCTGAAAAGTCCAGCTGCATTTCATGAACAAAGAAGGAGTTTGGAGCGGGCCAGG ACAGAGGACTATCTGAAACGGAAAATCCGGTCCCGGCCCGAGAGATCAGAGCTGGTTAGGATGCACATTCTGGAAG AGACCTCAGCTGAACCCTCCTTGcaagcaaagcagctgaagcTAAAGAGAGCCAGACTGGCAGATGACCTCAATGAGAAGATAGCGCAGAGGCCAGGTCCCATGGAGCTGGTGGAGAAGAACATCTTGCCTGTGGAATCAAGCCTGAAGGAAGCCATTATAG TTGGACAGGTGAACTACCCAAAGGTTGCAGACAATTCCTCCTTTGATGAGGACAGCAGTGATGCCCTCTCCCCAGAACAGCCAGCCAGCCATGAGTCCCAGGGGTCTGTCCCATCACCAATGGACTCCCGGATTTGTGAGCCTCTCCCCAGCACCACTGGCACATCACTAGCTCAG GGTACATCCCAATTGCAGATTAGCACAGACTCCAGTGAAACACTTTTCCTCCCTGAACAGCCACCCCCGCCTCTGCCAcctccacctcttctgcctCCTAGTCTTACCAATGGAGCGGCTCTTACTGCTGCCAAGCCCCCACCAACACTCATTAAG CAAAGCCAGCCCAAGTCTGCTAGTGAGAAGTCTCAGCGCAGTAAAAAAGCCAAGGAGTTGAAGCCGAAAGTAAAGAAGCTTAAATATCATCAGTATATTCCCCCGGACCAAAAGCAGGACAAGGGAGCTCCTCCCATGGATTCATCCTATGCCAAaatactgcagcagcagcagctctttctcCAGCTTCAGATCCtcaaccagcagcagcagcagcactacaACTATCAGACCATCCTGCCAGCTCCACCAAA gcctccaggagagcagcagagtgGTGCCAGTGCCCCTGCTGTACGCAATCTCTCTGCCACAGTCAGCAGTGCATCTTCAGTCTCCTCTGGTTCCAGTGGGCTGATGCGACAAAACAGTAATGCTGCAGTGGGGAAGCCTGGCCCTCTCCCTGCCAACCTAGATGAGATGAAG GTAGCAGAGCTGAAGCAAGAGCTGAAGTTGAGGGCCTTGCCTGTCTCGGGCACCAAGACGGACCTGATTGAGCGTCTCAGAGCTTACCAAGAACAGAACGGTGCAGCCGGCCAAACAACCCCCACTCCCAAGCCCAGCACGGCAGCCATCCTCCCAAAAGCTGCTGAAGTGGTGGTAGCCTTCCCAGCTGCCAGGCTGAGCACAGGGCCAGCCCTGGTCACCACTGGCATTGCACCAGCAGAAGTAGTTGTGGCCACAGTCACCGGTGGCGGCGTGATGAAGTTTGGCAGCACAGGCTCAACTCCTCCTGTTTCTCCAACTCCTTCAGAGCGCTCGCAGATGAGCACAGGGGATGAGAACTCGGCCACCGGAGACACTTTTGGAGAGATGGTGACTTCACCCCTGACCCAGCTCACCTTGCAGGCGTCTCCAGTGCAGTTCCTGGTGAAGGAAGAAAGCTCCAAGTCTGCCTCCTGCAGTGTAAATGCGGCACCCAGGTTGGAGCGATGCAGCACTGGTAACAGCAGAGATGCAGAAGTTAGGGACAAAGACCAGATGCTGCAGGAGAAGGACAAGCAGATCGAGGAGCTCACCCGCATgctgaagcagaagcagcagctggttgAGATGCTTAGACTACAGCTAGAGCAGGAGAAGCGTTCTCAGCAGTCGCTACCGGCCCCGGtggctgcaggagaaaaaaccGCCCTTGCCTCCAACCCAGTAACATTTGGCACCCAGGTCAAGAGTGAAAACGGTTTCCTGAGCTGCCAGTCTGCAAAGCAATCCAGTGGCCAAACAGACCAATTCAGCCCTGCACCAACTGCTAGCCAAATGGACACTTCGAATCCAAGCCCAGTGCCAAAGAAAGCCGTGATGGTGAAGCAGGAGGCGCCAGCCGCGGAAGCAGAGTCACCGTGCCAGTCCCACAGCCCGCGGCTTTTCCTTGGCCAGCAAGGGAGCGCCCTGAGCGACCTCATCAAGGgcacccctccccccaccctcaTCACCGACTCCACAGGGACCCACATCGTCCTCACTGTGACCAAGCAGAGCACCGAGAGGCAGGGCCTCTCGCCCCATGGGAAGGCAGGGAGTAGCTGCCCAGCCTTGCAG agagTACAATCATCGCCCGCTAAAACTTCCAGCCAACCGCCGTGTCAGCTACCTGCAAGCACCCCTCAGCAGcccacacagcagcagaagcagcagcagcagcagcaggccagAGGACTAAACCAATCTGTCAGAAAG GCCTCATCgcagcccagctctcctgctgccccttccccatcccagatggacctggagcagcagcagcacacgtCGCTTTTTGGAACTCCTCCACCTTCTCTCCCTGTTCCCTCAGTCCCAATAAAAGAGCCACCAGGCTACGAAGAGGCCATGAAGCAACAGCCAAAGGCCCAG GAGAACGGCTGTTCCAGCCAGCAGATGGATGATCTGTTCGACATTCTCATCGAAAGCGGAG AGATTTCTGCTGACTTCAAGGATCAGTCGTCCCCAGCTGGGAAAGAACCACCCGTGgccccagcctgctcctcaccgcCCAGCAACCACCATTCCTCAGAGCTGGCGGTGCCAGTGTCCTTGGGGCAGCCGGTGCCCGTGGGCCGGCTGGAGGACTTCCTGGAGAGCAGCACCGGCCTCCCGCTGCTGACGGCAGGCCACGATGGGCCGGAGCCCCTGTCCCTGATTGATGACCTCCACAGTGAGATGCTGAGCAGCTCAGCCATCCTGGACCACCCGCCTTCACCTATGGACACCTCGGAATTGCACTTTGCTCATGAGCCGTCCGGGGGCATAGCCCTGGATCTGGCTGAGGCTAACTTGGACAGCATGGACTGGCTGGAGCTGCCGGGGGGGCCTGTCATGAGCCTGGCTCCCCTCAGCACGGCGGCTCCCAGCCTCTTTTCCACAGACTTCCTTGATGGACACGATCTGCAGCTGCACTGGGATTCTTGCTTGTAA
- the MRTFA gene encoding myocardin-related transcription factor A isoform X3, producing MPPLKSPAAFHEQRRSLERARTEDYLKRKIRSRPERSELVRMHILEETSAEPSLQAKQLKLKRARLADDLNEKIAQRPGPMELVEKNILPVESSLKEAIIVGQVNYPKVADNSSFDEDSSDALSPEQPASHESQGSVPSPMDSRICEPLPSTTGTSLAQGTSQLQISTDSSETLFLPEQPPPPLPPPPLLPPSLTNGAALTAAKPPPTLIKQSQPKSASEKSQRSKKAKELKPKVKKLKYHQYIPPDQKQDKGAPPMDSSYAKILQQQQLFLQLQILNQQQQQHYNYQTILPAPPKPPGEQQSGASAPAVRNLSATVSSASSVSSGSSGLMRQNSNAAVGKPGPLPANLDEMKVAELKQELKLRALPVSGTKTDLIERLRAYQEQNGAAGQTTPTPKPSTAAILPKAAEVVVAFPAARLSTGPALVTTGIAPAEVVVATVTGGGVMKFGSTGSTPPVSPTPSERSQMSTGDENSATGDTFGEMVTSPLTQLTLQASPVQFLVKEESSKSASCSVNAAPRLERCSTGNSRDAEVRDKDQMLQEKDKQIEELTRMLKQKQQLVEMLRLQLEQEKRSQQSLPAPVAAGEKTALASNPVTFGTQVKSENGFLSCQSAKQSSGQTDQFSPAPTASQMDTSNPSPVPKKAVMVKQEAPAAEAESPCQSHSPRLFLGQQGSALSDLIKGTPPPTLITDSTGTHIVLTVTKQSTERQGLSPHGKAGSSCPALQRVQSSPAKTSSQPPCQLPASTPQQPTQQQKQQQQQQARGLNQSVRKASSQPSSPAAPSPSQMDLEQQQHTSLFGTPPPSLPVPSVPIKEPPGYEEAMKQQPKAQENGCSSQQMDDLFDILIESGEISADFKDQSSPAGKEPPVAPACSSPPSNHHSSELAVPVSLGQPVPVGRLEDFLESSTGLPLLTAGHDGPEPLSLIDDLHSEMLSSSAILDHPPSPMDTSELHFAHEPSGGIALDLAEANLDSMDWLELPGGPVMSLAPLSTAAPSLFSTDFLDGHDLQLHWDSCL from the exons CTCTGAAAAGTCCAGCTGCATTTCATGAACAAAGAAGGAGTTTGGAGCGGGCCAGG ACAGAGGACTATCTGAAACGGAAAATCCGGTCCCGGCCCGAGAGATCAGAGCTGGTTAGGATGCACATTCTGGAAG AGACCTCAGCTGAACCCTCCTTGcaagcaaagcagctgaagcTAAAGAGAGCCAGACTGGCAGATGACCTCAATGAGAAGATAGCGCAGAGGCCAGGTCCCATGGAGCTGGTGGAGAAGAACATCTTGCCTGTGGAATCAAGCCTGAAGGAAGCCATTATAG TTGGACAGGTGAACTACCCAAAGGTTGCAGACAATTCCTCCTTTGATGAGGACAGCAGTGATGCCCTCTCCCCAGAACAGCCAGCCAGCCATGAGTCCCAGGGGTCTGTCCCATCACCAATGGACTCCCGGATTTGTGAGCCTCTCCCCAGCACCACTGGCACATCACTAGCTCAG GGTACATCCCAATTGCAGATTAGCACAGACTCCAGTGAAACACTTTTCCTCCCTGAACAGCCACCCCCGCCTCTGCCAcctccacctcttctgcctCCTAGTCTTACCAATGGAGCGGCTCTTACTGCTGCCAAGCCCCCACCAACACTCATTAAG CAAAGCCAGCCCAAGTCTGCTAGTGAGAAGTCTCAGCGCAGTAAAAAAGCCAAGGAGTTGAAGCCGAAAGTAAAGAAGCTTAAATATCATCAGTATATTCCCCCGGACCAAAAGCAGGACAAGGGAGCTCCTCCCATGGATTCATCCTATGCCAAaatactgcagcagcagcagctctttctcCAGCTTCAGATCCtcaaccagcagcagcagcagcactacaACTATCAGACCATCCTGCCAGCTCCACCAAA gcctccaggagagcagcagagtgGTGCCAGTGCCCCTGCTGTACGCAATCTCTCTGCCACAGTCAGCAGTGCATCTTCAGTCTCCTCTGGTTCCAGTGGGCTGATGCGACAAAACAGTAATGCTGCAGTGGGGAAGCCTGGCCCTCTCCCTGCCAACCTAGATGAGATGAAG GTAGCAGAGCTGAAGCAAGAGCTGAAGTTGAGGGCCTTGCCTGTCTCGGGCACCAAGACGGACCTGATTGAGCGTCTCAGAGCTTACCAAGAACAGAACGGTGCAGCCGGCCAAACAACCCCCACTCCCAAGCCCAGCACGGCAGCCATCCTCCCAAAAGCTGCTGAAGTGGTGGTAGCCTTCCCAGCTGCCAGGCTGAGCACAGGGCCAGCCCTGGTCACCACTGGCATTGCACCAGCAGAAGTAGTTGTGGCCACAGTCACCGGTGGCGGCGTGATGAAGTTTGGCAGCACAGGCTCAACTCCTCCTGTTTCTCCAACTCCTTCAGAGCGCTCGCAGATGAGCACAGGGGATGAGAACTCGGCCACCGGAGACACTTTTGGAGAGATGGTGACTTCACCCCTGACCCAGCTCACCTTGCAGGCGTCTCCAGTGCAGTTCCTGGTGAAGGAAGAAAGCTCCAAGTCTGCCTCCTGCAGTGTAAATGCGGCACCCAGGTTGGAGCGATGCAGCACTGGTAACAGCAGAGATGCAGAAGTTAGGGACAAAGACCAGATGCTGCAGGAGAAGGACAAGCAGATCGAGGAGCTCACCCGCATgctgaagcagaagcagcagctggttgAGATGCTTAGACTACAGCTAGAGCAGGAGAAGCGTTCTCAGCAGTCGCTACCGGCCCCGGtggctgcaggagaaaaaaccGCCCTTGCCTCCAACCCAGTAACATTTGGCACCCAGGTCAAGAGTGAAAACGGTTTCCTGAGCTGCCAGTCTGCAAAGCAATCCAGTGGCCAAACAGACCAATTCAGCCCTGCACCAACTGCTAGCCAAATGGACACTTCGAATCCAAGCCCAGTGCCAAAGAAAGCCGTGATGGTGAAGCAGGAGGCGCCAGCCGCGGAAGCAGAGTCACCGTGCCAGTCCCACAGCCCGCGGCTTTTCCTTGGCCAGCAAGGGAGCGCCCTGAGCGACCTCATCAAGGgcacccctccccccaccctcaTCACCGACTCCACAGGGACCCACATCGTCCTCACTGTGACCAAGCAGAGCACCGAGAGGCAGGGCCTCTCGCCCCATGGGAAGGCAGGGAGTAGCTGCCCAGCCTTGCAG agagTACAATCATCGCCCGCTAAAACTTCCAGCCAACCGCCGTGTCAGCTACCTGCAAGCACCCCTCAGCAGcccacacagcagcagaagcagcagcagcagcagcaggccagAGGACTAAACCAATCTGTCAGAAAG GCCTCATCgcagcccagctctcctgctgccccttccccatcccagatggacctggagcagcagcagcacacgtCGCTTTTTGGAACTCCTCCACCTTCTCTCCCTGTTCCCTCAGTCCCAATAAAAGAGCCACCAGGCTACGAAGAGGCCATGAAGCAACAGCCAAAGGCCCAG GAGAACGGCTGTTCCAGCCAGCAGATGGATGATCTGTTCGACATTCTCATCGAAAGCGGAG AGATTTCTGCTGACTTCAAGGATCAGTCGTCCCCAGCTGGGAAAGAACCACCCGTGgccccagcctgctcctcaccgcCCAGCAACCACCATTCCTCAGAGCTGGCGGTGCCAGTGTCCTTGGGGCAGCCGGTGCCCGTGGGCCGGCTGGAGGACTTCCTGGAGAGCAGCACCGGCCTCCCGCTGCTGACGGCAGGCCACGATGGGCCGGAGCCCCTGTCCCTGATTGATGACCTCCACAGTGAGATGCTGAGCAGCTCAGCCATCCTGGACCACCCGCCTTCACCTATGGACACCTCGGAATTGCACTTTGCTCATGAGCCGTCCGGGGGCATAGCCCTGGATCTGGCTGAGGCTAACTTGGACAGCATGGACTGGCTGGAGCTGCCGGGGGGGCCTGTCATGAGCCTGGCTCCCCTCAGCACGGCGGCTCCCAGCCTCTTTTCCACAGACTTCCTTGATGGACACGATCTGCAGCTGCACTGGGATTCTTGCTTGTAA
- the MRTFA gene encoding myocardin-related transcription factor A isoform X5, whose translation MLDKAKTLQPACVGIVPLAETVSKQGKSCSSTYQDSYHSLREVLQLKLQQRRTREELVSQGIMPPLKSPAAFHEQRRSLERARTEDYLKRKIRSRPERSELVRMHILEETSAEPSLQAKQLKLKRARLADDLNEKIAQRPGPMELVEKNILPVESSLKEAIIVGQVNYPKVADNSSFDEDSSDALSPEQPASHESQGSVPSPMDSRICEPLPSTTGTSLAQGTSQLQISTDSSETLFLPEQPPPPLPPPPLLPPSLTNGAALTAAKPPPTLIKQSQPKSASEKSQRSKKAKELKPKVKKLKYHQYIPPDQKQDKGAPPMDSSYAKILQQQQLFLQLQILNQQQQQHYNYQTILPAPPKPPGEQQSGASAPAVRNLSATVSSASSVSSGSSGLMRQNSNAAVGKPGPLPANLDEMKVAELKQELKLRALPVSGTKTDLIERLRAYQEQNGAAGQTTPTPKPSTAAILPKAAEVVVAFPAARLSTGPALVTTGIAPAEVVVATVTGGGVMKFGSTGSTPPVSPTPSERSQMSTGDENSATGDTFGEMVTSPLTQLTLQASPVQFLVKEESSKSASCSVNAAPRLERCSTGNSRDAEVRDKDQMLQEKDKQIEELTRMLKQKQQLVEMLRLQLEQEKRSQQSLPAPVAAGEKTALASNPVTFGTQVKSENGFLSCQSAKQSSGQTDQFSPAPTASQMDTSNPSPVPKKAVMVKQEAPAAEAESPCQSHSPRLFLGQQGSALSDLIKGTPPPTLITDSTGTHIVLTVTKQSTERQGLSPHGKAGSSCPALQRVQSSPAKTSSQPPCQLPASTPQQPTQQQKQQQQQQARGLNQSVRKASSQPSSPAAPSPSQMDLEQQQHTSLFGTPPPSLPVPSVPIKEPPGYEEAMKQQPKAQENGCSSQQMDDLFDILIESGEISADFKDQSSPAGKEPPVAPACSSPPSNHHSSELAVPVSLGQPVPVGRLEDFLESSTGLPLLTAGHDGPEPLSLIDDLHSEMLSSSAILDHPPSPMDTSELHFAHEPSGGIALDLAEANLDSMDWLELPGGPVMSLAPLSTAAPSLFSTDFLDGHDLQLHWDSCL comes from the exons CTCTGAAAAGTCCAGCTGCATTTCATGAACAAAGAAGGAGTTTGGAGCGGGCCAGG ACAGAGGACTATCTGAAACGGAAAATCCGGTCCCGGCCCGAGAGATCAGAGCTGGTTAGGATGCACATTCTGGAAG AGACCTCAGCTGAACCCTCCTTGcaagcaaagcagctgaagcTAAAGAGAGCCAGACTGGCAGATGACCTCAATGAGAAGATAGCGCAGAGGCCAGGTCCCATGGAGCTGGTGGAGAAGAACATCTTGCCTGTGGAATCAAGCCTGAAGGAAGCCATTATAG TTGGACAGGTGAACTACCCAAAGGTTGCAGACAATTCCTCCTTTGATGAGGACAGCAGTGATGCCCTCTCCCCAGAACAGCCAGCCAGCCATGAGTCCCAGGGGTCTGTCCCATCACCAATGGACTCCCGGATTTGTGAGCCTCTCCCCAGCACCACTGGCACATCACTAGCTCAG GGTACATCCCAATTGCAGATTAGCACAGACTCCAGTGAAACACTTTTCCTCCCTGAACAGCCACCCCCGCCTCTGCCAcctccacctcttctgcctCCTAGTCTTACCAATGGAGCGGCTCTTACTGCTGCCAAGCCCCCACCAACACTCATTAAG CAAAGCCAGCCCAAGTCTGCTAGTGAGAAGTCTCAGCGCAGTAAAAAAGCCAAGGAGTTGAAGCCGAAAGTAAAGAAGCTTAAATATCATCAGTATATTCCCCCGGACCAAAAGCAGGACAAGGGAGCTCCTCCCATGGATTCATCCTATGCCAAaatactgcagcagcagcagctctttctcCAGCTTCAGATCCtcaaccagcagcagcagcagcactacaACTATCAGACCATCCTGCCAGCTCCACCAAA gcctccaggagagcagcagagtgGTGCCAGTGCCCCTGCTGTACGCAATCTCTCTGCCACAGTCAGCAGTGCATCTTCAGTCTCCTCTGGTTCCAGTGGGCTGATGCGACAAAACAGTAATGCTGCAGTGGGGAAGCCTGGCCCTCTCCCTGCCAACCTAGATGAGATGAAG GTAGCAGAGCTGAAGCAAGAGCTGAAGTTGAGGGCCTTGCCTGTCTCGGGCACCAAGACGGACCTGATTGAGCGTCTCAGAGCTTACCAAGAACAGAACGGTGCAGCCGGCCAAACAACCCCCACTCCCAAGCCCAGCACGGCAGCCATCCTCCCAAAAGCTGCTGAAGTGGTGGTAGCCTTCCCAGCTGCCAGGCTGAGCACAGGGCCAGCCCTGGTCACCACTGGCATTGCACCAGCAGAAGTAGTTGTGGCCACAGTCACCGGTGGCGGCGTGATGAAGTTTGGCAGCACAGGCTCAACTCCTCCTGTTTCTCCAACTCCTTCAGAGCGCTCGCAGATGAGCACAGGGGATGAGAACTCGGCCACCGGAGACACTTTTGGAGAGATGGTGACTTCACCCCTGACCCAGCTCACCTTGCAGGCGTCTCCAGTGCAGTTCCTGGTGAAGGAAGAAAGCTCCAAGTCTGCCTCCTGCAGTGTAAATGCGGCACCCAGGTTGGAGCGATGCAGCACTGGTAACAGCAGAGATGCAGAAGTTAGGGACAAAGACCAGATGCTGCAGGAGAAGGACAAGCAGATCGAGGAGCTCACCCGCATgctgaagcagaagcagcagctggttgAGATGCTTAGACTACAGCTAGAGCAGGAGAAGCGTTCTCAGCAGTCGCTACCGGCCCCGGtggctgcaggagaaaaaaccGCCCTTGCCTCCAACCCAGTAACATTTGGCACCCAGGTCAAGAGTGAAAACGGTTTCCTGAGCTGCCAGTCTGCAAAGCAATCCAGTGGCCAAACAGACCAATTCAGCCCTGCACCAACTGCTAGCCAAATGGACACTTCGAATCCAAGCCCAGTGCCAAAGAAAGCCGTGATGGTGAAGCAGGAGGCGCCAGCCGCGGAAGCAGAGTCACCGTGCCAGTCCCACAGCCCGCGGCTTTTCCTTGGCCAGCAAGGGAGCGCCCTGAGCGACCTCATCAAGGgcacccctccccccaccctcaTCACCGACTCCACAGGGACCCACATCGTCCTCACTGTGACCAAGCAGAGCACCGAGAGGCAGGGCCTCTCGCCCCATGGGAAGGCAGGGAGTAGCTGCCCAGCCTTGCAG agagTACAATCATCGCCCGCTAAAACTTCCAGCCAACCGCCGTGTCAGCTACCTGCAAGCACCCCTCAGCAGcccacacagcagcagaagcagcagcagcagcagcaggccagAGGACTAAACCAATCTGTCAGAAAG GCCTCATCgcagcccagctctcctgctgccccttccccatcccagatggacctggagcagcagcagcacacgtCGCTTTTTGGAACTCCTCCACCTTCTCTCCCTGTTCCCTCAGTCCCAATAAAAGAGCCACCAGGCTACGAAGAGGCCATGAAGCAACAGCCAAAGGCCCAG GAGAACGGCTGTTCCAGCCAGCAGATGGATGATCTGTTCGACATTCTCATCGAAAGCGGAG AGATTTCTGCTGACTTCAAGGATCAGTCGTCCCCAGCTGGGAAAGAACCACCCGTGgccccagcctgctcctcaccgcCCAGCAACCACCATTCCTCAGAGCTGGCGGTGCCAGTGTCCTTGGGGCAGCCGGTGCCCGTGGGCCGGCTGGAGGACTTCCTGGAGAGCAGCACCGGCCTCCCGCTGCTGACGGCAGGCCACGATGGGCCGGAGCCCCTGTCCCTGATTGATGACCTCCACAGTGAGATGCTGAGCAGCTCAGCCATCCTGGACCACCCGCCTTCACCTATGGACACCTCGGAATTGCACTTTGCTCATGAGCCGTCCGGGGGCATAGCCCTGGATCTGGCTGAGGCTAACTTGGACAGCATGGACTGGCTGGAGCTGCCGGGGGGGCCTGTCATGAGCCTGGCTCCCCTCAGCACGGCGGCTCCCAGCCTCTTTTCCACAGACTTCCTTGATGGACACGATCTGCAGCTGCACTGGGATTCTTGCTTGTAA